The following coding sequences lie in one Panicum virgatum strain AP13 chromosome 6N, P.virgatum_v5, whole genome shotgun sequence genomic window:
- the LOC120679105 gene encoding methionine aminopeptidase 1B, chloroplastic-like isoform X1, with translation MAMAARVPAADVNLYPSSPFAASLCHRPGDAALHAPPRVPSRTPRRLEESNRIICRAAEEQGAGGARRTRREPLRRGAVSARLPVPDHIPRPPYVGADAIPDVCPDRQVHDGESIMRMLDACELAARVLQYAGTLVKPAVTTDEIDRAAHQMIVDAGAYPSPLGYGGFPKSVCTSVNECTCHGIPDSRELQDGDIINIDVTVYLNGYHGDTSRTYLCGDVDEPTKQLVKVTEECMMRGISACRHGASFKEIGQRISDGSAWVVLVSTRRSMDTASTPSLGMALGGYSIVNPSYGAHTITSRVSWSQARHSPSSQRCRWGAPSACCGTTAGRRWRRTAASARSSSTPCWSPATAWRSSRAVRSGI, from the exons ATGGCGATGGCGGCGAGGGTCCCGGCAGCGGACGTCAATCTGTACCCCTCATCGCCGTTTGCTGCATCTCTCTGCCACCGCCCAG GCGACGCCGCCCTTCACGCCCCTCCCCGCGTACCATCCAGAACTCCGCGGAGACTGGAGGAATCCAACAGGATCATCTGCAG GGCTGCAGAGGAGCAGGGCGCCGGAGGAgccaggaggacgaggagggagCCGCTGCGGCGGGGGGCCGTCAGCGCGCGCCTCCCGGTGCCGGACCACATACCCCGGCCACCGTACGTCGGGGCGGACGCCATCCCGGACGTGTGCCCGGACCGGCAGGTGCACGACGGCGAGAGCATCATGCGTATGCTGGACGCCTGCGAGCTCGCCGCCCGCGTTCTGCAGTATGCAGGAACACTGGTCAAA CCGGCTGTGACGACGGATGAGATCGACAGGGCTGCGCACCAGATGATCGTCGACGCCGGCGCCTACCCGTCACCCCTCGGATACGGCGGGTTTCCGAAGAGTGTCTGCACGTCGGTGAACGAGTGCACCTGCCATGGAATCCCTGATTCTCGCGAGCTACAG GATGGAGACATTATCAACATTGATGTTACCGTCTACTTAAAC GGCTATCATGGGGACACCTCAAGAACATACCTTTGTGGAGATGTTGATGAACCTACTAAACAACTTGTCAAG GTCACTGAAGAGTGCATGATGAGGGGCATATCGGCCTGCAGACATGGTGCTAGTTTCAAAGAAATCGGCCAGAGAATAAG TGACGGCTCTGCTTGGGTTGTTTTAGTGAGCACGCGGAGAAGTATGGATACGGCATCGACCCCTTCGTTGGGCATGGCATTGGGAGGATATTCCATTGTGAACCCATCATATGGAGCACAT ACGATTACGAGCCGGGTTTCATGGTCGCAGGCCAGACATTCACCATCG AGCCAACGCTGTCGATGGGGAGCACCAAGTGCGTGCTGTGGGACGACGGctggacggcggtggcggcggacggCAGCCTCAGCGCGCAGTTCGAGCACACCGTGCTGGTCACCCGCGACGGCGTGGAGATCCTCACGGGCTGTCCGTAGCGGCATCTGA
- the LOC120679105 gene encoding methionine aminopeptidase 1B, chloroplastic-like isoform X2, translating to MAMAARVPAADVNLYPSSPFAASLCHRPGDAALHAPPRVPSRTPRRLEESNRIICRAAEEQGAGGARRTRREPLRRGAVSARLPVPDHIPRPPYVGADAIPDVCPDRQVHDGESIMRMLDACELAARVLQYAGTLVKPAVTTDEIDRAAHQMIVDAGAYPSPLGYGGFPKSVCTSVNECTCHGIPDSRELQDGDIINIDVTVYLNGYHGDTSRTYLCGDVDEPTKQLVKVTEECMMRGISACRHGASFKEIGQRISEHAEKYGYGIDPFVGHGIGRIFHCEPIIWSTYDYEPGFMVAGQTFTIEPTLSMGSTKCVLWDDGWTAVAADGSLSAQFEHTVLVTRDGVEILTGCP from the exons ATGGCGATGGCGGCGAGGGTCCCGGCAGCGGACGTCAATCTGTACCCCTCATCGCCGTTTGCTGCATCTCTCTGCCACCGCCCAG GCGACGCCGCCCTTCACGCCCCTCCCCGCGTACCATCCAGAACTCCGCGGAGACTGGAGGAATCCAACAGGATCATCTGCAG GGCTGCAGAGGAGCAGGGCGCCGGAGGAgccaggaggacgaggagggagCCGCTGCGGCGGGGGGCCGTCAGCGCGCGCCTCCCGGTGCCGGACCACATACCCCGGCCACCGTACGTCGGGGCGGACGCCATCCCGGACGTGTGCCCGGACCGGCAGGTGCACGACGGCGAGAGCATCATGCGTATGCTGGACGCCTGCGAGCTCGCCGCCCGCGTTCTGCAGTATGCAGGAACACTGGTCAAA CCGGCTGTGACGACGGATGAGATCGACAGGGCTGCGCACCAGATGATCGTCGACGCCGGCGCCTACCCGTCACCCCTCGGATACGGCGGGTTTCCGAAGAGTGTCTGCACGTCGGTGAACGAGTGCACCTGCCATGGAATCCCTGATTCTCGCGAGCTACAG GATGGAGACATTATCAACATTGATGTTACCGTCTACTTAAAC GGCTATCATGGGGACACCTCAAGAACATACCTTTGTGGAGATGTTGATGAACCTACTAAACAACTTGTCAAG GTCACTGAAGAGTGCATGATGAGGGGCATATCGGCCTGCAGACATGGTGCTAGTTTCAAAGAAATCGGCCAGAGAATAAG TGAGCACGCGGAGAAGTATGGATACGGCATCGACCCCTTCGTTGGGCATGGCATTGGGAGGATATTCCATTGTGAACCCATCATATGGAGCACAT ACGATTACGAGCCGGGTTTCATGGTCGCAGGCCAGACATTCACCATCG AGCCAACGCTGTCGATGGGGAGCACCAAGTGCGTGCTGTGGGACGACGGctggacggcggtggcggcggacggCAGCCTCAGCGCGCAGTTCGAGCACACCGTGCTGGTCACCCGCGACGGCGTGGAGATCCTCACGGGCTGTCCGTAG